One genomic region from Streptomyces sp. NBC_01431 encodes:
- a CDS encoding PPA1309 family protein has protein sequence MSNVSPSGPPMAASPLTRAVLEIDEYASGLGWDKPARLFALVDTAKLRAQAPGLVSPADDAQVSGLTPIEQEEIPRNKPLDKFLGTIAWPDSVAGCALTVERMMLPPSAETSVPEGLGDKELAKWVAAHPDRQEVRMTVAVLRGGARESAIRLREKDSPTEVLTGPDLVPGLAEALAATFA, from the coding sequence ATGTCCAACGTTTCCCCCTCCGGTCCCCCGATGGCCGCCAGCCCGCTCACCCGCGCGGTGCTCGAAATCGACGAGTACGCATCCGGCCTCGGCTGGGACAAGCCGGCCCGCCTTTTCGCGCTCGTCGACACCGCGAAGCTCCGTGCCCAGGCGCCCGGTCTGGTCTCCCCTGCCGACGACGCCCAGGTCTCCGGGCTGACCCCGATCGAGCAGGAGGAGATCCCGCGCAACAAGCCGCTGGACAAGTTCCTCGGCACCATCGCGTGGCCCGACTCGGTGGCTGGCTGCGCGCTCACGGTGGAGCGCATGATGCTGCCGCCGTCCGCCGAGACCTCCGTGCCCGAAGGCCTCGGCGACAAGGAGCTCGCCAAGTGGGTGGCCGCCCATCCCGACCGCCAGGAGGTCCGGATGACGGTGGCGGTGCTGCGCGGCGGAGCCCGCGAGTCGGCGATCCGGCTGCGCGAGAAGGATTCCCCGACAGAGGTCCTGACCGGCCCCGACCTGGTCCCGGGCCTCGCCGAGGCACTGGCCGCGACCTTCGCCTAA
- a CDS encoding YlbL family protein — MPRRTATMLASTLVLIALLCAGVLITVPYAEMSPGPTVNTLGDSGGEPVLQISGHKTYPTTGHLNMTTVRVTGADYRMNLVEAVYGWLAHDSVVVPHDTLYPDGKTDEQSNQENAEEFSQSQESAKVAALNELAIPVKSWVIVSSVVKGSPAEGKLHAGDAIKAVDGTTVTKPADVAALVTKHKPGQNVVFTVVPAKQAEVAKKAGTAPEGGEKLTITTEKATDGDRAIVGIQAGTDHAFPFSVDIKLADVGGPSAGLMFSLGIVDKLTPQDLTGGKFVAGTGTIDDSGKVGPIGGIEMKLIGARQAGARYFLTPNDNCAAAAADIPSGLTLVKVDTIHDARQSLDKIRTGDTAGLPNCSAK, encoded by the coding sequence ATGCCACGCCGCACCGCGACGATGCTCGCCTCCACCCTCGTCCTGATCGCGCTGCTCTGCGCCGGGGTGCTCATCACAGTGCCGTACGCCGAGATGTCTCCCGGGCCCACCGTGAACACGCTCGGCGACTCCGGTGGCGAGCCGGTGCTGCAGATCTCCGGCCACAAGACGTACCCGACGACCGGGCACCTCAACATGACGACGGTCCGGGTCACTGGTGCGGACTACCGGATGAACCTGGTCGAGGCCGTGTACGGCTGGCTGGCACACGACAGCGTCGTCGTTCCGCACGACACGCTCTACCCGGACGGCAAGACCGACGAGCAGTCCAACCAGGAGAACGCCGAGGAGTTCAGCCAGTCCCAGGAGAGCGCGAAGGTCGCGGCCCTGAACGAGCTGGCCATCCCGGTGAAGAGCTGGGTCATCGTCTCCTCGGTCGTCAAGGGCAGCCCTGCCGAGGGCAAGTTGCACGCCGGTGACGCGATCAAGGCCGTCGACGGCACCACGGTCACCAAGCCCGCCGATGTCGCGGCCCTGGTCACCAAGCACAAGCCCGGCCAGAACGTGGTCTTCACGGTCGTCCCGGCCAAGCAGGCGGAGGTCGCCAAGAAGGCGGGCACGGCGCCCGAGGGCGGCGAGAAGCTCACCATCACCACGGAGAAGGCCACTGACGGCGACCGGGCGATCGTCGGCATCCAGGCCGGGACCGACCACGCCTTCCCGTTCTCCGTCGACATCAAGCTGGCGGACGTCGGCGGCCCCAGCGCCGGCCTGATGTTCTCCCTCGGCATCGTCGACAAGCTGACCCCCCAGGATCTGACCGGCGGGAAGTTCGTCGCCGGCACCGGCACCATCGACGACTCCGGCAAGGTCGGCCCGATCGGCGGTATCGAGATGAAGCTGATCGGCGCTCGCCAGGCGGGGGCCCGCTATTTCCTGACGCCGAACGACAACTGTGCGGCCGCCGCGGCGGACATTCCGTCGGGCCTCACCCTGGTGAAGGTCGACACCATCCACGACGCCCGGCAGTCCCTGGACAAGATCCGCACGGGGGACACGGCCGGACTGCCGAACTGCTCGGCCAAGTGA
- a CDS encoding molybdenum cofactor biosynthesis protein MoaE, with protein MARTYPEHPGEQPAQDPIRLLAIRDTPLSVDEVFAAAGDSAAGGTTLFVGTVRNHDGGSDVDRLGYSCHPSAEAEMRRIAEKVIAEYPVRALAAVHRVGELEVGDIAVVVAVSCPHRGEAFEACRKLIDALKHEVPIWKHQHFSDGTEEWVGA; from the coding sequence ATGGCACGCACGTACCCCGAGCACCCCGGCGAGCAGCCGGCGCAGGACCCCATCCGGCTCCTGGCGATCCGTGACACCCCGCTCTCCGTGGACGAGGTCTTCGCCGCCGCGGGGGACTCCGCGGCGGGCGGCACCACGCTCTTCGTCGGCACCGTGCGCAATCACGACGGCGGTTCGGACGTCGACAGGCTGGGGTACTCCTGCCACCCCTCCGCGGAGGCGGAGATGCGCCGGATCGCCGAGAAGGTCATCGCCGAGTACCCGGTCCGCGCGCTGGCCGCCGTCCACCGTGTGGGGGAACTGGAGGTCGGCGATATCGCGGTCGTCGTGGCGGTGTCCTGCCCGCACCGCGGGGAGGCCTTCGAGGCCTGCCGCAAGCTCATCGACGCCCTCAAGCACGAGGTCCCCATCTGGAAGCACCAGCACTTCTCGGACGGGACAGAAGAATGGGTCGGCGCGTAG
- a CDS encoding SDR family oxidoreductase produces MSSPDPQVRAARNLSTSTSRGPVVAVTGAASGIGALLTARLAASDEVKQVIAIDERRGEVSEATWHILDVRDPAIAEKLRGADVVVHLALDLDLETDSAARTAYNVRGTQTVLTAAAAAGVHRVVLCTSAMVYGALPDNDIPLSEDAELRATAEATGVGDLLEIERLGRRAPRAHPGLNVTVVRPAVLVGGTDTALTRYFESPRLLVVAGSRPTWQFCHVEDLCSALEYAALEKVEGEFAVGCDGWLEQEEVEEFSGIRRMELPSAVALGAAARLHRIGLTPSPAGDLAYTMHPWVVSVGRLHDAGWRPRWTNEEVLAELLEEAAGRHTVAGRRLGRKDATAAGAAGATVALLGAAAVVRRARKRRGL; encoded by the coding sequence GTGAGTTCCCCAGATCCGCAGGTTCGCGCAGCGCGAAACCTCTCAACCTCAACATCGCGCGGTCCCGTCGTCGCCGTGACCGGTGCCGCGTCCGGGATCGGCGCCCTGCTGACCGCGCGGCTCGCCGCGTCCGACGAGGTCAAGCAGGTCATCGCCATCGACGAGCGCCGTGGCGAGGTCTCCGAGGCGACCTGGCACATCCTGGACGTACGCGACCCGGCGATCGCCGAGAAGCTGCGGGGCGCGGACGTCGTCGTGCACTTGGCGCTCGACCTCGACCTGGAGACCGATTCCGCGGCCCGCACGGCGTACAACGTGCGCGGCACCCAGACGGTGCTGACCGCCGCGGCCGCCGCGGGCGTCCACCGGGTGGTTCTCTGCACCTCGGCGATGGTCTACGGGGCGCTGCCCGACAACGACATCCCGCTCTCCGAGGACGCCGAGCTGCGGGCCACCGCCGAGGCGACCGGCGTCGGCGACCTGCTGGAGATCGAGCGGCTGGGGCGGCGCGCGCCCCGCGCCCACCCCGGTCTGAACGTCACGGTGGTAAGGCCCGCCGTCTTGGTGGGCGGTACTGACACCGCGCTGACCCGGTACTTCGAGTCCCCGCGCCTCCTGGTGGTTGCCGGATCCCGTCCGACCTGGCAGTTCTGCCACGTCGAGGACTTGTGCAGCGCCCTGGAGTACGCGGCCCTGGAGAAGGTCGAGGGCGAGTTCGCGGTCGGCTGCGACGGATGGCTCGAACAGGAGGAGGTGGAGGAGTTCAGCGGCATCCGCCGCATGGAGCTGCCCTCCGCGGTGGCCCTGGGCGCCGCGGCCCGGCTGCACCGGATCGGCCTCACACCGTCTCCCGCGGGGGACCTCGCCTACACGATGCACCCGTGGGTGGTCAGTGTCGGGCGGCTGCACGACGCGGGCTGGCGGCCGCGCTGGACCAACGAGGAAGTGCTCGCCGAACTCCTCGAAGAGGCCGCGGGCCGGCACACCGTCGCGGGCCGTCGGCTCGGCCGCAAGGACGCCACCGCCGCCGGGGCCGCGGGCGCGACCGTCGCGCTGCTCGGTGCCGCCGCAGTGGTGCGCAGGGCCCGCAAGCGGCGGGGGCTGTAG
- a CDS encoding zinc-dependent metalloprotease: protein MSDTPFGFGLPPEEPENGDGKKKDPAGGGQGAGGQGGNPFGFPGAGGGDNPFAAMFGSMNPNDLGAAFQQLGQMLSYEGGPVNWDMAKQIARQTVAQGTADGTKDESVGPAERAAVEEAVRLADLWLDDATSLPSGSTTAVAWSRAEWVEATQPAWKELVDPVAERVGAAMGGVLPEEMQAMAGPLIGMMRSMGGAMFGQQIGQAVGVLAGEVVGSTDIGLPLGPAGKAALLPLNIEAFGKDLGVPKDEIRLYLALREAAHQRLFAHVPWLRSHLFGAVEGYARGITVDTAKLEDAVGQLDVSNPEQLQEALQQGMFQPEDTPEQKAALARLETALALVEGWVDAVVHEAAKPRLTSADALREMLRRRRATGGPAEQTFATLIGLELRPRRLRDASRLWASLTDARGVDGRDDLWEHPDMLPTASDLDDPDGFVHREHLDFSELDKMLGEAAEQSGPSLKKDKPGEAGSTDESTDSDDKGDSGK, encoded by the coding sequence GTGAGTGACACCCCATTCGGATTCGGCCTTCCGCCGGAGGAGCCGGAGAACGGCGACGGCAAGAAGAAGGACCCTGCCGGAGGTGGCCAGGGTGCCGGCGGCCAGGGCGGTAACCCCTTCGGGTTCCCGGGCGCCGGTGGCGGGGACAACCCGTTCGCCGCGATGTTCGGTTCGATGAACCCGAACGACCTGGGCGCCGCCTTCCAGCAGCTCGGTCAGATGCTCAGCTACGAGGGCGGTCCCGTGAACTGGGACATGGCCAAGCAGATCGCCCGCCAGACGGTCGCGCAGGGCACCGCCGACGGCACCAAGGACGAGAGCGTCGGCCCCGCCGAGCGCGCCGCCGTCGAGGAGGCCGTGCGCCTGGCCGACCTGTGGCTCGACGACGCGACGTCGCTGCCGTCGGGCTCCACCACCGCCGTGGCGTGGAGCCGCGCGGAGTGGGTCGAAGCCACCCAGCCCGCCTGGAAGGAACTGGTCGACCCGGTCGCCGAGCGCGTCGGCGCGGCCATGGGCGGCGTCCTGCCCGAGGAGATGCAGGCCATGGCGGGCCCGCTGATCGGCATGATGCGATCCATGGGCGGCGCCATGTTCGGCCAGCAGATCGGGCAGGCCGTGGGCGTGCTCGCGGGCGAGGTCGTCGGCTCGACGGACATCGGGCTGCCGCTCGGCCCGGCGGGCAAGGCCGCGCTCCTTCCGCTGAACATCGAGGCGTTCGGCAAGGACCTGGGCGTCCCCAAGGACGAGATCCGCCTCTACCTGGCGCTGCGCGAGGCCGCCCACCAGCGGCTCTTCGCCCATGTGCCGTGGCTGCGCTCGCATCTGTTCGGTGCGGTCGAGGGCTATGCGCGCGGCATCACCGTCGACACGGCCAAGCTGGAGGACGCCGTCGGCCAGCTGGACGTGTCGAACCCCGAGCAGTTGCAGGAGGCGCTCCAGCAGGGCATGTTCCAGCCGGAGGACACCCCTGAGCAGAAGGCCGCGCTGGCCCGCCTGGAGACTGCGCTCGCGCTGGTCGAGGGCTGGGTGGACGCGGTGGTCCACGAGGCCGCCAAGCCCCGGCTGACCTCGGCGGACGCGCTGCGCGAGATGCTGCGCAGGCGCCGGGCGACCGGCGGTCCGGCGGAGCAGACCTTCGCCACACTGATCGGTCTGGAGCTGCGGCCGCGCCGACTGCGCGACGCCTCGCGCCTGTGGGCCTCGCTCACCGACGCGCGCGGGGTGGACGGCCGGGACGACCTGTGGGAGCACCCGGACATGCTGCCGACCGCCTCCGACCTGGACGACCCGGACGGCTTCGTGCACCGCGAGCACCTCGACTTCTCCGAGCTGGACAAGATGCTGGGCGAGGCCGCCGAGCAGAGCGGCCCGTCGCTGAAGAAGGACAAGCCGGGCGAGGCGGGCTCGACGGACGAGAGCACCGACAGCGACGACAAGGGCGATTCGGGCAAGTGA
- a CDS encoding NUDIX hydrolase: MSLHEDAVLVLKAYEAQPELRQTYLDHLSAHPDGMWKACEAGHLTASALVVDRERGRVLLTLHKKLNMWLQMGGHCELEDTSLTVAALREAREESGIAGLTLLAGGPVRLDRHAIPPPCHWHLDVQYAALAPAGAVEAISDESLDLRWFDYDEVAKVADESVVRLVEAARARL, encoded by the coding sequence GTGAGTCTGCATGAGGACGCGGTCCTCGTACTGAAGGCGTACGAGGCTCAGCCCGAGCTGCGCCAGACCTATCTGGACCATCTCTCGGCCCACCCGGACGGGATGTGGAAAGCCTGCGAGGCCGGTCACCTCACGGCGAGCGCGCTGGTCGTGGACCGGGAGCGGGGCCGGGTGCTGCTGACCCTGCACAAGAAGCTGAACATGTGGCTCCAGATGGGTGGCCACTGCGAGCTGGAGGACACCTCGCTGACGGTCGCGGCCCTGCGCGAGGCCCGGGAGGAGTCGGGCATCGCCGGTCTCACGCTGCTCGCGGGCGGTCCCGTACGGCTCGACCGGCATGCCATTCCGCCGCCCTGCCACTGGCACCTGGACGTCCAGTACGCGGCGCTGGCCCCGGCCGGCGCCGTCGAGGCGATCAGCGACGAGTCCCTGGACCTGCGCTGGTTCGACTACGACGAGGTCGCGAAGGTGGCCGACGAGTCGGTCGTACGCCTGGTGGAGGCGGCTCGCGCCCGGTTGTGA
- a CDS encoding AIM24 family protein translates to MQSPLFSYTEQQSQERYTAQNAQLLRAVLTGHDDILARKGSMVAYQGLMEFDGEYQSQGQQRARAHTGEGLDLMRVSGQGTVYLANLAQHVHIVDVDRDGLTVDSGYVLAMDSSLHYEVVAVDSQYGISGTGKYQLNITGTGKVVLMTSGQPLMLQVTPDKYVNADADAIVAWSTSLRVQMQAQTHSTGVWRRRGNTGEGWELSFLGQGFALVQPSEVLPPQNVMIGQGLRAQYGMGQQGAHAQNQGNAWS, encoded by the coding sequence ATGCAGAGCCCGCTTTTCAGCTACACCGAGCAGCAGTCCCAGGAGCGGTACACCGCACAGAACGCGCAACTGCTGCGAGCCGTGCTCACCGGCCACGACGACATCCTCGCCCGCAAGGGCTCGATGGTCGCCTACCAGGGGCTGATGGAGTTCGACGGCGAGTACCAGTCGCAGGGTCAGCAGCGCGCCCGCGCCCACACCGGTGAGGGTCTGGACCTGATGCGCGTCTCCGGACAGGGCACGGTCTACCTCGCCAACCTGGCCCAGCACGTCCACATCGTGGACGTCGACCGGGACGGCCTGACGGTCGACAGCGGCTACGTCCTGGCCATGGACTCATCGCTGCACTACGAAGTCGTCGCCGTGGACAGCCAGTACGGGATCTCCGGCACCGGCAAGTACCAGCTCAACATCACCGGCACCGGCAAGGTCGTCCTGATGACCTCGGGCCAGCCGCTGATGCTTCAGGTCACACCGGACAAATACGTGAACGCGGACGCGGACGCGATCGTCGCCTGGTCGACCTCGCTCCGGGTGCAGATGCAGGCGCAGACGCACTCCACGGGCGTGTGGCGGCGCCGCGGCAACACGGGCGAGGGCTGGGAACTGAGCTTCCTGGGGCAGGGTTTCGCCCTCGTGCAGCCGAGCGAGGTGCTGCCGCCGCAGAACGTGATGATCGGCCAGGGGCTGCGGGCCCAGTACGGGATGGGCCAGCAGGGCGCCCACGCGCAGAACCAGGGCAACGCCTGGAGCTAG
- a CDS encoding AIM24 family protein, whose product MNQQLAGYAPTPVAARMENHGSAMLKVAMATGQDLFARVGSMVAYEGFIQYEPNPPAMRQMARDWITGEGAPLMKCTGDGLLYLADYGANVVIVNLNNDALSVNGTNVLAFDASLQWGVERVKGLAKFAGQGLFNVRISGTGWVALTSRGTPVVVDCGSGEDETYVDPDALVAWSPNLKVKGKRSFKASSLIGRGSGEAYQMAFSGQGIVVVQPSEDSTDRLRARG is encoded by the coding sequence ATGAACCAGCAACTCGCGGGCTATGCCCCCACCCCCGTCGCCGCCCGGATGGAGAACCACGGCAGCGCCATGCTCAAGGTGGCCATGGCCACCGGCCAGGACCTGTTCGCGCGGGTCGGCTCGATGGTCGCCTACGAGGGCTTCATCCAGTACGAGCCCAACCCGCCCGCCATGCGGCAGATGGCCCGGGACTGGATCACCGGCGAGGGCGCCCCGTTGATGAAGTGCACCGGCGACGGACTGCTCTACCTCGCCGACTACGGGGCCAACGTCGTGATCGTCAACCTCAACAATGACGCTCTCTCCGTCAACGGCACCAATGTGCTCGCCTTCGACGCGAGCCTCCAGTGGGGAGTCGAACGGGTCAAGGGGCTCGCCAAGTTCGCCGGCCAGGGCCTGTTCAACGTGAGGATCTCCGGCACCGGCTGGGTCGCGCTGACCTCGCGCGGAACCCCGGTCGTCGTCGACTGCGGCAGCGGCGAGGACGAGACGTACGTCGACCCGGACGCCCTTGTCGCCTGGTCCCCGAACCTGAAGGTGAAGGGCAAGCGCAGCTTCAAGGCGTCCTCGCTGATCGGCCGGGGCAGCGGAGAGGCGTACCAGATGGCCTTCTCGGGCCAGGGCATCGTCGTCGTACAGCCGAGTGAGGACAGCACGGACCGCCTGCGGGCCCGGGGCTAG